The Rhododendron vialii isolate Sample 1 chromosome 6a, ASM3025357v1 genome includes a window with the following:
- the LOC131328496 gene encoding uncharacterized protein LOC131328496, producing the protein MEVSHSVKGPNSSQPSKQSRVGINETDLPANSRCVEINVICLPSNPSRVEINLADLPSDPGLRPGIMDYNPNDRDQICRYSIAKEAAYCLCCYLFKPDIGHQSSGESFVGEGFSNWKKCDRIRTHVGRPNSAHNQAWGKCENLLNQRQHIQTVLDNQSNKVQTMYRIRLNATVNCVRFLLKQGLPFCGNDESADSSNQGNFLELLKFLSDHNEEVRGVTFDNAPQNLKLVAPTIQKDIVNAAACETIKVIVRELDDAQFSVLVDEARDVSVKEQMAIDAMENLFCRLGLSTSRLRGQGYDGASNMQVVTVVGVSCKRCGVLREKQLERVVQALRIGELSRGQGLNQETNLQRPGDTCWGSHYRTLVRLMGMFDSAIDVLEIILEEGSNTDQRAELNVLLDNLHSFEFVLNLHLMRAILAITSELSLALQKKDQEIVNAMTLVQMSKIGLQMMRDSGWDSLLEEVVSFCVKKKINIPNMDDKFVPQGRGRRNAPEITNLHHYRFEIVYTVIDLQLQELNDRFTAANSELLLCVACLDPRNYFSSFDKKTLLRLAEFYPKEFSPVGLMVLYDQLDTYIFDMRSSDEFSRLNGLTDLSEKMVETGREKLYPLAYLLLTLALILPVATASVERVFLAMNIVKNRLRNKMSDQWLNDSLVVYIERDVFDGIPNETIIQHFQDMKIRRGQL; encoded by the exons ATGGAGGTTTCTCATTCTGTAAAAGGACCAAATAGCTCCCAACCATCAAAACAAAGTCGAGTGGGAATTAACGAGACAGACCTCCCTGCAAACTCTAGGTGTGTGGAAATTAATGTGATATGCCTGCCTTCAAATCCTAGTCGTGTGGAAATCAACTTGGCCGATCTTCCTTCAGATCCTGGTTTAAGACCTGGCATTATGGATTACAACCCTAATGACCGAGATCAAATATGCAGA TATAGTATAGCAAAAGAGGCAGCATATTGCTTATGTTGTTATCTTTTCAAGCCGGATATTGGTCATCAATCTAGTGGTGAGTCTTTTGTTGGTGAGGGCTTCTCAAATTGGAAGAAGTGTGATAGAATTCGAACTCATGTGGGAAGACCCAATAGTGCTCATAATCAAGCTTGGGGCAAATGTGAAAACTTGTTGAATCAAAGGCAACATATTCAAACGGTTTTGGACAACCAATCAAACAAAGTTCAAACCATGTACCGGATCCGCTTGAATGCCACGGTTAATTGTGTACGGTTTCTACTAAAACAAGGACTTCCATTTTGTGGTAATGATGAGTCTGCTGATTCAAGTAACCAAGGAAATTTCCTTGAACTTCTAAAGTTTCTCTCCGACCACAATGAAGAAGTGAGAGGTGTTACATTCGACAATGCTCCGCAAAATCTTAAATTGGTAGCTCCCACTATCCAAAAGGATATTGTAAATGCGGCGGCATGTGAAACTATCAAAGTGATTGTGAGAGAACTTGATGATGCACAATTTTCTGTGTTAGTTGATGAAGCTCGTGATGTATCAGTCAAAGAGCAAATGGCGATT GATGCTATGGAGAATTTGTTTTGTAGACTTGGGTTGAGCACATCTAGATTGAGGGGACAAGGGTACGATGGAGCTAGCAATATGCAAG TGGTGACTGTTGTTGGTGTGTCATGTAAACGTTGTGGTGTTCTTCGGGAGAAACAGCTAGAAAGAGTTGTTCAGGCACTTAGAATTGGAGAGCTTTCACGTGGGCAAGGCTTAAACCAAGAAACCAATCTCCAACGTCCTGGTGATACATGTTGGGGATCTCATTATAGAACTTTAGTTAGATTGATGGGTATGTTTGATTCAGCGATTGATGTTCTTGAAATTATTTTGGAGGAAGGTTCCAACACTGACCAAAGAGCAGAGTTGAATGTATTGTTGGACAATTTACATTCTTTTGAGTTTGTACTCAATCTTCATTTAATGAGAGCGATTTTGGCTATTACGTCGGAGTTATCACTAGCTCtacaaaaaaaagatcaagaaatTGTGAATGCTATGACTTTGGTTCAAATGTCCAAGATAGGGCTTCAAATGATGAGGGACAGTGGATGGGATTCTTTGCTTGAGGAAGTTGTATCTTTTTgtgtgaaaaagaaaattaatatccCCAATATGGATGACAAGTTTGTACCTCAAGGGCGAGGAAGACGTAATGCTCCAGAAATAACAAACTTGCATCATTATCGATTTGAGATAGTATACACTGTTATTGACTTGCAACTTCAAGAATTGAATGATCGTTTTACCGCGGCTAACAGTGAGCTGCTACTTTGTGTGGCATGTTTGGATCCACGCAACTACTTTTCTAGTTTTGACAAGAAAACGTTGCTTCGTCTTGCCGAATTTTATCCGAAAGAATTTTCTCCGGTTGGCCTTATGGTACTTTATGATCAACTAGATACGTACATTTTTGATATGCGTAGTAGTGATGAGTTCTCGAGGTTGAATGGACTCACTGATCTTTCTGAAAAAATGGTGGAGACGGGAAGAGAGAAACTGTATCCTTTAGCTTACTTGCTCTTGACTTTGGCATTAATTTTACCGGTTGCAACCGCTTCAGTCGAACGAGTATTTTTAGCCATGAACATTGTGAAGAATCGGTTGCGGAACAAGATGAGTGATCAATGGTTGAATGATAGCTTGGTGGTCTAcatagagagagatgtttttGATGGAATTCCTAATGAAACAATCATTCAACACTTTCAAGATATGAAAATTCGGCGGGGACAATTGTGA